From Doryrhamphus excisus isolate RoL2022-K1 chromosome 22, RoL_Dexc_1.0, whole genome shotgun sequence, one genomic window encodes:
- the prrt2 gene encoding trafficking regulator of GLUT4 1, with protein sequence MDVNMMTGSSPSVWPGEERPSLLDQEDPELSHASIAMPCPPLGVGEQLLCGGGSGNPVDIKPPRSISKGELVIVINEKLKSNGAHTSESTSSPVISSPPRRQHSISYPHQGKTRKGSRAGSIGYTAFSPRPSLSRHSSIATNPPLDRTKVKDYLLLSVLACFCPVWPINIVGFVYSIMSKNSLEQGNLDGAVRLGRVAKMLSVVSLVGGTIIIIACIVNLAINVKT encoded by the exons ATGGATGTCAACATGATGACCGGATCGTCTCCGTCTGTTTGGCCCGGAGAGGAGCGACCATCCTTGCTGGATCAGGAGGACCCGGAGCTGAGCCATGCCTCCATCGCAATGCCGTGCCCCCCCCTCGGAGTCGGGGAGCAGCTCCTGTGTGGCGGAGGCAGCGGTAACCCGGTCGACATCAAGCCACCTCGCAGCATCTCCAAAGGCGAGCTCGTTATCGTAATTAATGAGAAGCTGAAAA GTAACGGTGCCCACACGTCGGAGAGCACCTCCTCCCCCGTCATCTCCTCGCCACCCAGACGGCAACACTCCATCTCCtacccccatcagggcaagaCCAGGAAGGGCAGTCGGGCAGGCTCCATCGGCTACACCGCCTTCTCCCCCAGGCCGTCGTTGTCACGCCACTCCAGCATCGCCACCAACCCCCCGTTGGACCGTACCAAGGTGAAAGACTACCTCCTGCTCTCCGTGCTGGCTTGCTTCTGCCCCGTGTGGCCCATCAACATTGTGGGATTTGTGTACTCCATCATG TCTAAAAACAGTCTTGAGCAAGGCAACCTGGACGGCGCTGTGCGTCTGGGCCGCGTGGCGAAGATGCTGTCCGTGGTCTCCCTGGTGGGAGGGACCATCATTATCATCGCCTGCATTGTCAACCTGGCCA tcAATGTGAAAACCTGA